From the genome of Streptococcus lutetiensis, one region includes:
- a CDS encoding carbohydrate ABC transporter permease — translation MRKFLNKYWGWVFLIVPLILQAIFFYFPMIQGAFYSFTNWTGLTYNFDFVGVNNYKILLTDTKFFKALGFTLILTIALIVGEIVIGIWVARALNTKIKGQTFFRAWFFFPAVLSGLTVSLIFKQVFNYGLPAIGEALNIECLKTSLLGTTGGAVFAAIFVMLWQGVAMPIILFLSGLQTIPSEITEAAAIDGANSKQTFWNIELPYLLPSISMVFIMALKGGLTAFDQIFALTGGGPSNSTTSIGLLVYNYAFSSNQYGYANAIALILFAIIVLVSVLQLKLSSRFEV, via the coding sequence ATGCGAAAATTTTTAAATAAATATTGGGGCTGGGTGTTCTTGATTGTTCCCTTGATTTTACAAGCAATTTTCTTCTATTTCCCAATGATTCAAGGTGCTTTCTACAGTTTTACAAACTGGACTGGATTGACTTACAATTTTGATTTTGTTGGTGTCAACAATTATAAAATCTTGCTAACGGATACCAAATTCTTTAAAGCTCTTGGCTTTACTTTGATTTTGACCATTGCGTTAATTGTCGGTGAAATTGTGATTGGTATCTGGGTGGCGCGTGCTTTGAATACTAAAATCAAAGGTCAAACGTTCTTTAGAGCTTGGTTCTTTTTCCCAGCTGTTTTGTCAGGGTTGACAGTGTCTTTGATTTTTAAACAAGTTTTTAACTATGGTTTGCCTGCTATCGGCGAAGCTTTGAATATTGAATGTTTAAAAACAAGTCTTTTAGGAACAACTGGCGGTGCTGTTTTTGCAGCAATCTTTGTTATGTTGTGGCAAGGTGTTGCCATGCCGATTATTCTCTTCCTATCTGGTCTTCAAACCATTCCGAGTGAGATTACAGAAGCGGCAGCAATCGATGGCGCAAACAGCAAACAAACGTTCTGGAACATTGAATTACCATATCTGTTACCAAGTATTTCTATGGTCTTTATCATGGCACTAAAAGGTGGCTTAACAGCTTTTGACCAAATCTTTGCTTTGACTGGTGGTGGACCAAGTAATTCAACAACATCAATCGGACTTTTGGTTTACAATTATGCCTTTTCAAGTAACCAATACGGTTATGCTAACGCAATTGCCTTGATTCTTTTTGCCATCATTGTTCTTGTTTCAGTGTTGCAACTTAAATTATCAAGTCGTTTTGAAGTATAG
- a CDS encoding carbohydrate ABC transporter permease: MKKEERYNTFWKYVLLIAGSILILIPLLATVFSSFKTTKDIMQHFFAFPNPVTLSNYTRLLADGIGHYFLNSTIITVVSVILVTLFIPAAAYSIARNMSKKRAFNIMYSLLILGIFVPFQVIMIPITVMMSRLGLTNIWGLIILYLTYAVPQTLFLYVGYIKLSVPDSLDEAAEIDGADKFTTYRKIVFPMLKPMHATTLIINALWFWNDFMLPLLMLNKSSDSWSLPLFQYNYTGQYLSDYGPSFASYVVGIITITIVYLIFQKHIISGMSNGAVK, translated from the coding sequence ATGAAAAAAGAAGAACGTTATAATACTTTTTGGAAATATGTGCTCTTAATTGCGGGTTCAATTCTGATTTTGATTCCTTTATTAGCAACTGTCTTTAGTTCGTTTAAGACAACTAAGGATATCATGCAACATTTCTTTGCTTTTCCAAATCCTGTCACTCTAAGCAACTACACACGCTTGCTTGCTGATGGCATCGGACATTATTTCTTAAATTCAACGATTATCACCGTTGTATCAGTGATTTTGGTGACTTTATTTATTCCTGCGGCTGCTTATTCAATTGCTCGTAATATGAGCAAAAAACGTGCTTTCAATATCATGTACAGTTTGTTGATTTTGGGAATTTTTGTGCCATTTCAAGTTATCATGATTCCAATCACAGTGATGATGAGTCGACTTGGCTTGACTAATATTTGGGGTTTGATTATCTTGTACTTAACATATGCTGTACCACAAACCTTATTCTTGTATGTCGGATACATCAAGTTAAGTGTTCCTGACAGTTTGGATGAAGCAGCTGAGATTGATGGTGCTGATAAATTCACAACTTATCGCAAAATCGTCTTTCCAATGTTAAAACCAATGCACGCTACAACTTTGATTATCAATGCACTTTGGTTTTGGAATGACTTCATGCTTCCACTCTTGATGCTGAATAAATCATCAGACTCTTGGTCATTGCCACTTTTTCAATACAACTACACAGGACAATACCTCAGCGACTACGGACCAAGCTTTGCATCATACGTCGTTGGTATTATTACTATCACAATCGTTTACCTCATTTTCCAAAAACATATCATTTCAGGAATGAGCAACGGCGCAGTGAAATAA
- a CDS encoding AraC family transcriptional regulator, whose product MNVLNTYNEFGTNNFDLNVDHYGAEICDKNYSFGPTVRDNYVLHFIVDGEGTFKIDGTTTELKTGDMFILPKGKVTFYQADSKHPWTYLWVGFSGSKAESILNKTQLLEHYFCHSTLNSKILDQLVKLTQFRDQKLDDITELQLIAELYKLLAFLIEEFPSKAMSDSSILIQNYIKQSKKIIHTQYGNPLKISDIAKKLNLNRSYLYKIFKEETGYSLKDYLIQIRMEKSADLLTSTTFHISEIANAVGFPDALAFSKAFKKHFGQSPSNYRKALKK is encoded by the coding sequence TTGAATGTTCTAAATACCTACAACGAATTTGGCACGAATAATTTTGACCTGAACGTCGACCATTATGGTGCTGAGATTTGTGATAAAAACTACTCTTTTGGACCTACTGTTAGGGATAACTACGTCCTTCATTTCATTGTTGATGGCGAGGGAACTTTCAAAATTGATGGCACAACGACCGAACTTAAAACAGGTGATATGTTCATTTTGCCAAAAGGAAAAGTGACCTTCTACCAAGCTGATAGCAAGCACCCTTGGACTTATCTTTGGGTTGGATTTAGTGGCTCAAAAGCTGAAAGCATCTTAAATAAAACACAACTTCTTGAACACTATTTTTGTCATTCAACGCTCAACTCTAAAATCCTCGATCAGCTAGTCAAATTAACACAATTCCGTGATCAAAAACTCGATGACATTACAGAGCTTCAGCTGATTGCTGAACTTTACAAATTGCTAGCGTTTCTAATAGAAGAATTTCCAAGCAAAGCAATGTCTGATAGCAGTATTTTGATTCAAAATTACATCAAGCAATCTAAAAAAATCATTCACACACAATATGGAAATCCATTAAAAATTAGTGATATTGCCAAAAAGCTCAATCTAAATCGCTCCTACTTGTACAAGATTTTCAAAGAAGAAACAGGTTATTCTCTCAAGGATTATCTCATCCAAATCCGCATGGAAAAAAGTGCTGATTTGCTTACCAGCACGACTTTTCACATCTCAGAAATCGCAAACGCTGTAGGCTTTCCAGACGCTCTTGCCTTCAGCAAGGCTTTCAAAAAACATTTCGGACAAAGTCCAAGCAATTACCGAAAAGCGCTGAAAAAATAA
- a CDS encoding extracellular solute-binding protein translates to MKWPKRLIVTGVAMLTAAAALTLTACSKNSDSSNDGKVTIEYFNQKTEMVDTLKEIIKDFEKENPKIHVKMTSVPSAGTVLKTRMLAGDAPDVINIYPQNVDFKEWAKAGYFENMTGKSYLKNIKNHYEKNYAVNGKIYSVPLSANVSGIYFNKTKFEELGLKVPETWDEFETLVKQIKADSETPFALAGSEGWTLNGYHQLAYISVTGSGDKANDYLRFSPVNSISTDDKEVKNVLKRLDLLAEKGNQQTNWEGASYNDSVVAFATEKALMLPGGSWVLAAIKQQDPKFDISTFAFPGNEVGQEVTVGAGDLALSISSASKHKKECEKFISYMASAKAMQKYYDVDGSPVSVNGVVEDENSPLAPLYRLAFTDKHYVWLGENWTSEEDFWSLTANYLMSEDAKQYTDELNAFFNPMKADVTK, encoded by the coding sequence ATGAAATGGCCTAAACGATTAATAGTGACTGGAGTGGCAATGTTGACAGCGGCAGCTGCTTTGACATTGACAGCTTGTTCAAAAAACAGTGATTCCTCTAATGATGGCAAGGTAACTATCGAATATTTCAACCAAAAAACAGAAATGGTTGATACGCTAAAAGAAATCATTAAGGATTTTGAAAAAGAAAATCCAAAAATCCATGTCAAAATGACCAGTGTGCCAAGTGCTGGTACTGTTCTAAAAACACGTATGCTTGCAGGTGATGCTCCGGATGTCATTAACATTTACCCTCAGAACGTTGATTTTAAAGAGTGGGCAAAAGCAGGTTACTTTGAGAATATGACTGGAAAATCATATCTTAAAAACATCAAAAATCATTACGAAAAAAATTATGCTGTCAACGGCAAAATTTATAGTGTCCCGCTATCAGCCAACGTTTCAGGGATTTATTTTAACAAGACAAAATTTGAAGAATTAGGTCTCAAAGTTCCAGAAACTTGGGATGAATTTGAAACACTTGTTAAACAGATTAAAGCTGACAGCGAAACCCCGTTTGCGCTTGCTGGTAGTGAAGGTTGGACTTTAAATGGCTATCACCAACTAGCTTACATTAGTGTAACTGGTAGCGGCGATAAGGCAAATGATTACCTTCGTTTTTCTCCGGTGAATTCTATTTCAACAGATGACAAAGAAGTAAAAAATGTCTTGAAACGTCTTGATTTATTGGCTGAAAAAGGAAATCAACAAACTAACTGGGAAGGGGCTTCTTATAATGATTCTGTTGTAGCCTTTGCGACTGAAAAAGCTTTAATGTTACCTGGCGGTTCATGGGTATTAGCAGCCATTAAGCAACAAGACCCTAAATTTGACATCTCAACCTTTGCCTTTCCTGGGAATGAAGTTGGTCAAGAAGTGACTGTTGGTGCAGGTGATTTGGCTTTGTCTATCTCATCAGCAAGCAAACACAAAAAAGAGTGCGAAAAATTCATTTCTTATATGGCTTCAGCTAAAGCAATGCAAAAATATTATGACGTCGATGGCTCACCAGTATCTGTAAATGGTGTGGTTGAAGATGAGAACTCTCCCCTTGCTCCGCTTTATCGATTAGCTTTTACAGATAAGCACTATGTTTGGCTTGGTGAAAATTGGACAAGCGAAGAAGACTTCTGGAGTTTGACAGCCAATTATTTGATGAGCGAAGATGCTAAGCAATATACAGATGAATTAAATGCCTTTTTCAATCCGATGAAAGCCGATGTGACGAAGTAG
- the lacG gene encoding 6-phospho-beta-galactosidase, producing MSKTLPKDFIFGGATAAYQAEGATHTDGKGPVAWDKYLADNYWYTAEPASDFYHKYPVDIQLAEEYGVNGIRISIAWSRIFPTGYGEVNPKGVEFYHKLFAECHKRHVEPFVTLHHFDTPEALHSKGDFLNRENIEHFVDYAAFCFEEFPEVNYWTTFNEIGPIGDGQYLVGKFPPGIQYDLAKVFQSHHNMMVSHARAVKLYKGKGYTGEIGVVHALPTKYPLDPKNPADVRAAELEDIIHNKFILDATYLGHYSDATMEGVNHILSVNGGSLDLREEDFAVLEAAKDLNDFLGINYYMSDWMEAFDGETEIIHNGKGEKGSSKYQIKGVGRRVAPDYVPRTDWDWIIYPQGLYDQIMRVKKDYPNYKKIYITENGLGYKDEFVDNTVYDDGRIDYVKQHLEVLSDAIADGANVKGYFIWSLMDVFSWSNGYEKRYGLFYVDFDTQERYPKKSAHWYKKLAETQVIE from the coding sequence ATGTCAAAAACATTACCTAAAGATTTTATTTTCGGTGGCGCAACAGCAGCTTATCAGGCAGAAGGTGCTACACATACAGATGGAAAAGGTCCTGTTGCTTGGGACAAATACCTAGCAGATAACTATTGGTATACTGCTGAACCAGCGAGTGATTTCTACCATAAATATCCAGTAGACATACAGTTGGCTGAAGAATATGGCGTAAACGGAATCCGTATTTCTATTGCTTGGTCACGTATTTTCCCAACTGGCTATGGTGAAGTCAATCCAAAAGGGGTAGAATTCTATCATAAGTTATTTGCAGAATGTCATAAACGTCATGTAGAACCGTTTGTAACTCTTCACCACTTTGATACACCTGAAGCTCTTCACTCAAAGGGAGACTTCTTGAATCGTGAAAACATCGAACACTTTGTAGATTATGCTGCCTTCTGTTTTGAAGAGTTCCCAGAAGTCAACTACTGGACAACCTTCAATGAAATTGGCCCAATCGGTGATGGTCAATACTTGGTAGGTAAATTCCCACCGGGTATTCAATATGACCTTGCCAAAGTCTTCCAATCTCACCACAATATGATGGTTTCTCATGCACGTGCTGTGAAATTGTACAAAGGCAAAGGTTATACAGGTGAAATTGGGGTTGTTCACGCCCTTCCAACTAAGTATCCTTTGGATCCTAAAAATCCTGCAGACGTTCGTGCTGCTGAATTGGAAGATATCATCCACAACAAATTTATCTTGGATGCGACTTACCTTGGACACTACTCAGATGCAACCATGGAAGGGGTAAACCACATCTTATCAGTAAATGGTGGTAGCTTGGATCTTCGTGAGGAAGACTTTGCAGTCCTTGAAGCAGCTAAAGATTTGAACGACTTCCTTGGAATTAACTACTACATGAGTGATTGGATGGAAGCCTTTGATGGTGAAACTGAAATCATCCACAACGGTAAAGGTGAAAAAGGAAGCTCTAAATACCAAATCAAAGGTGTTGGACGTCGTGTGGCTCCTGACTATGTCCCTCGGACGGATTGGGACTGGATTATCTACCCTCAAGGTTTATATGACCAAATAATGCGTGTCAAGAAAGATTATCCAAACTACAAGAAGATCTACATCACTGAAAATGGACTTGGATACAAAGATGAATTTGTGGACAACACTGTTTACGATGATGGCCGTATTGATTATGTGAAACAACACTTGGAAGTATTGTCTGATGCGATTGCCGATGGTGCAAACGTAAAAGGATACTTCATCTGGTCATTGATGGACGTCTTCTCCTGGTCTAATGGTTATGAAAAACGTTACGGACTCTTCTACGTTGATTTCGATACACAAGAACGTTATCCTAAGAAATCTGCACATTGGTACAAGAAATTAGCTGAAACTCAAGTGATTGAATAA
- a CDS encoding alpha-galactosidase has translation MGIRIEGNLFYIQSKEMSMIIENKEGDLLLRHIGGKIAKYHGSNAILEKDHAFSGNPTPDNRTFSYDTQRQVFGVHGFGDFRQPSLKIAHANNELTQFKLTSSEILNGANEATGLPNPHSTEDAETLVLTLEDKVAALELKLYYTAYADCSTISTHAEVRNLSDKAVVINRVLSTMLDVPASAYDVVTLQGAYAREKTVRRQKVEQGIFTVASNRGASGHSHTPAMILCDHTATEDAGQALALQLLYSGNFQAFVQKNQLNEVRLGIGINDDNFAWQLSAGDSFETPVALITFSNHGLGKLTQESQLFIQDHIMPKQFAHAERPILINNWEATYFDFKKEKLLDLADEASKLGIELFVLDDGWFGNRFDDNRALGDWVVNEEKLGGPLNDLITEVHAKGLKFGLWFEPEMISVDSDLYRAHPDWAIQAEGRGHTYSRNQLVLNLANPDVVAYIKAAIDKILTENAIDYVKWDYNRNITNIGNGDTYLATQMQSHAYMLGLYDLVSYLTEKHSNILFESCSGGGGRNDLGMMRYFPQVWASDNTDAISRLPIQYGSSYLHPTISMGSHVSASPNHQMGRTTPIETRGNVAMMGNLGYELDLTSLPESDKEVIAAQVAHYKDIRPVVQFGKQYRLINPEEGSNEAAVQFVYEDKVVVTYVRTLSTIETIETTLKLKGLEEEALYCLQGTDQVYSGAELMYAGLIAILPQGDYLSKQYYFVKQ, from the coding sequence ATGGGAATTCGCATCGAAGGGAATCTTTTTTACATTCAAAGTAAAGAGATGTCAATGATTATCGAAAATAAAGAAGGGGATTTGCTTCTTCGTCATATTGGAGGCAAAATCGCCAAATATCACGGCTCAAACGCTATTTTGGAGAAGGACCACGCTTTTTCAGGAAATCCAACTCCAGATAACCGCACCTTTAGTTATGATACACAACGCCAAGTTTTTGGCGTTCATGGATTCGGAGATTTCCGACAACCATCTCTAAAAATAGCACACGCTAATAACGAATTGACACAATTTAAGTTAACATCTAGTGAGATTTTAAATGGTGCAAACGAAGCAACAGGATTACCTAATCCACATTCAACAGAAGATGCCGAAACTTTAGTTTTGACACTTGAAGACAAAGTCGCTGCGCTAGAATTAAAACTTTACTACACTGCTTATGCTGATTGCAGCACTATTTCAACTCATGCTGAGGTTCGAAATTTATCAGATAAAGCAGTTGTTATCAATCGTGTTTTGTCAACCATGCTTGATGTGCCAGCTTCTGCTTATGATGTGGTGACATTGCAAGGTGCTTATGCACGTGAAAAAACGGTTCGTCGTCAAAAAGTTGAACAAGGTATTTTCACAGTTGCTTCAAATCGTGGTGCTTCAGGTCATTCCCATACACCTGCCATGATTTTATGTGACCACACAGCAACAGAAGATGCTGGTCAGGCTTTAGCTCTTCAACTGCTTTACAGCGGTAATTTCCAAGCTTTTGTCCAAAAAAATCAATTGAACGAAGTTCGTTTAGGTATCGGAATCAACGATGATAATTTTGCTTGGCAACTATCAGCTGGCGATAGCTTTGAAACACCAGTGGCTTTGATAACCTTTTCAAATCATGGTCTTGGAAAACTTACTCAAGAAAGTCAATTGTTCATTCAAGATCACATCATGCCAAAACAATTTGCACATGCTGAACGTCCAATCCTCATTAACAATTGGGAAGCAACTTATTTTGATTTCAAAAAAGAAAAATTGCTTGATTTAGCTGACGAAGCAAGCAAACTTGGTATCGAGCTTTTTGTTCTTGATGACGGTTGGTTTGGTAATCGATTTGATGATAATCGTGCGCTTGGTGACTGGGTTGTCAACGAAGAAAAACTCGGTGGACCTTTGAATGACTTGATTACTGAAGTGCATGCCAAAGGTTTGAAATTTGGTTTGTGGTTTGAACCAGAAATGATTTCTGTTGATAGTGATCTTTATCGTGCGCATCCAGATTGGGCTATTCAAGCTGAAGGTCGTGGTCATACTTATTCTCGTAATCAATTGGTGCTCAACCTTGCAAATCCTGATGTCGTAGCCTACATCAAGGCAGCTATTGATAAGATTTTGACAGAAAATGCTATTGATTATGTTAAATGGGATTATAACCGTAACATCACAAATATCGGAAATGGTGATACTTACCTTGCGACCCAAATGCAATCTCATGCTTACATGCTAGGCTTGTATGATTTGGTGTCTTATTTAACAGAAAAACATAGTAACATTCTCTTTGAATCTTGCTCAGGTGGCGGTGGGCGAAATGACCTTGGTATGATGCGCTATTTCCCACAAGTTTGGGCTAGTGACAATACTGATGCTATTTCACGTTTGCCAATTCAATACGGCTCAAGTTACCTTCACCCAACCATTTCAATGGGCTCTCACGTATCAGCAAGTCCTAATCACCAAATGGGTCGCACAACACCGATTGAAACTCGCGGTAATGTTGCCATGATGGGAAATCTTGGCTATGAACTTGATTTGACAAGCTTGCCAGAAAGTGACAAAGAAGTAATTGCTGCTCAGGTTGCACACTACAAAGACATTCGACCAGTTGTCCAATTTGGAAAACAATATCGCTTGATTAATCCAGAAGAAGGGTCAAATGAAGCAGCGGTTCAATTTGTTTATGAAGATAAGGTTGTCGTGACTTACGTTCGTACACTTTCAACGATTGAAACAATTGAAACAACACTTAAGCTGAAAGGTTTGGAAGAAGAAGCTCTTTACTGCTTGCAAGGAACAGACCAAGTTTACTCAGGAGCAGAGCTCATGTACGCGGGCCTCATAGCGATTCTCCCACAAGGTGATTACCTCAGCAAACAATACTATTTCGTGAAACAATAA
- the gtfA gene encoding sucrose phosphorylase: MTIQNKTMLITYSDSLGKNLKELNENLGKYFGEAVGGVHLLPFFPSTGDRGFAPVDYDEVDAAFGDWDDVKALGEKYYLMFDFMINHISRQSKYYKDYQEKHEASAYKDMFLNWDKFWPENRPTQADVDLIYKRKDRAPKQGIHFADGSVEHLWNTFGEEQIDLDVTKDVTMDFIRKTIAHLAENGCDLIRLDAFAYAVKKLDTNDFFVEPEIWELLDKVRSIAAESGTELLPEIHEHYSIQFKIAEHDYYVYDFALPMVVLYSLYSGNVNRLAKWLKMSPMKQFTTLDTHDGIGVVDVKDILTDEEIDYTSNELYKVGANVNRKYSTAEYNNLDIYQINSTYYSALGDDDKKYFLARLIQAFAPGIPQVYYVGFLAGKNDLELLEKTKEGRNINRHYYSSSEIAEEVKRPVVQALLKLFTFRNQSAAFALDGSIEVDELDSHTILITRRNQGSSVVAQAKINLKDLTYHITENGQEITFL; this comes from the coding sequence ATGACAATACAAAATAAAACAATGCTTATTACTTACTCAGATAGTCTGGGAAAGAATTTGAAAGAATTAAATGAAAATCTTGGCAAGTATTTTGGAGAAGCTGTCGGCGGGGTTCATCTTTTGCCATTTTTCCCGTCAACAGGTGACCGTGGTTTTGCGCCAGTCGATTATGATGAGGTTGATGCTGCATTTGGGGATTGGGATGACGTGAAGGCATTGGGTGAGAAGTATTATCTCATGTTTGATTTCATGATTAACCATATTTCTCGTCAATCAAAATATTACAAAGATTATCAAGAAAAGCACGAAGCTAGTGCTTACAAGGATATGTTTCTTAACTGGGATAAATTTTGGCCAGAAAATCGTCCGACACAAGCTGATGTGGATTTGATTTACAAGCGTAAAGACCGCGCACCAAAACAAGGAATTCACTTTGCGGACGGTTCAGTTGAGCATCTCTGGAACACATTTGGTGAAGAGCAGATTGACCTTGATGTGACAAAAGACGTGACCATGGATTTCATTCGAAAGACCATCGCGCATTTAGCTGAAAATGGTTGCGACCTTATTCGATTAGATGCTTTTGCTTATGCAGTTAAAAAATTAGATACTAATGATTTCTTTGTAGAACCAGAAATCTGGGAATTGCTTGATAAAGTCCGCAGCATTGCTGCGGAATCTGGTACAGAGTTGCTTCCAGAAATTCATGAGCACTATTCAATCCAGTTTAAGATCGCTGAGCACGATTACTATGTTTATGATTTTGCCCTTCCGATGGTGGTTCTTTATAGCCTTTACAGCGGAAATGTTAATCGTTTGGCGAAATGGCTTAAAATGTCTCCCATGAAACAATTTACGACACTTGATACGCACGATGGTATTGGAGTTGTTGATGTCAAAGATATCTTGACGGATGAGGAAATTGATTACACGTCAAATGAACTTTATAAAGTAGGTGCCAACGTCAACCGAAAATATTCAACAGCCGAGTATAATAATCTTGATATCTACCAAATCAATTCAACTTACTATTCTGCGCTTGGGGATGATGACAAGAAATATTTCTTAGCTCGTTTGATTCAAGCTTTCGCGCCAGGCATTCCACAAGTGTATTATGTTGGCTTTTTAGCTGGTAAAAATGATCTTGAATTGTTAGAAAAAACAAAAGAAGGTCGCAATATTAATCGTCATTATTATAGCAGTAGCGAAATTGCAGAAGAAGTCAAACGTCCAGTTGTTCAAGCTTTGCTAAAATTATTTACTTTCCGTAATCAATCGGCTGCTTTTGCCCTGGATGGCAGTATTGAAGTTGATGAACTTGATAGTCACACAATTCTTATTACACGTCGTAATCAAGGCAGTAGTGTTGTCGCACAAGCAAAGATTAATCTAAAAGATTTGACTTATCATATCACAGAAAACGGTCAAGAAATTACCTTTCTATAA
- a CDS encoding glycosyl hydrolase 53 family protein has protein sequence MVETAYANTLDNLDQKTNAVTVTEEAAAGYKASQDGQYEFLTDLVDKIKDVKNNNGLGFFYWELLWYNGNVSWATQAGMSYLGVSDVTGNEWENQAVFDFQGNALRGIKAFNYSNLTNLLQNNSFEWDGYTESPSSWNIWKNGQISGIKTEIYDNTRYKLSFWSDKAYESSIYQTVGNLSSGTYKLSIDAMGDTGLETAELYIKNYGGSEQKISLKDSSTWKTYTIDNIQITNGQCEVGVYVKSSANKWLNIDNVRLVKVD, from the coding sequence GTGGTTGAAACAGCTTATGCTAATACTCTTGACAATCTTGACCAAAAGACAAATGCTGTCACAGTAACAGAAGAAGCAGCAGCTGGTTACAAAGCTAGCCAAGATGGTCAGTACGAATTTTTGACAGACTTGGTTGATAAGATTAAAGATGTCAAAAATAACAATGGACTTGGTTTCTTCTATTGGGAACTACTCTGGTATAACGGTAATGTCTCATGGGCCACACAAGCAGGAATGTCATATCTTGGCGTTTCAGATGTGACAGGTAACGAATGGGAAAATCAAGCTGTCTTTGATTTCCAAGGAAATGCTTTACGTGGCATCAAAGCCTTCAATTACTCTAATCTAACAAATCTCCTTCAAAACAATAGCTTTGAATGGGACGGTTATACCGAAAGTCCATCATCTTGGAATATTTGGAAAAATGGCCAAATTTCTGGAATCAAGACAGAAATTTACGATAATACGCGTTATAAACTCAGCTTCTGGTCAGACAAGGCTTATGAAAGTTCTATCTATCAAACAGTAGGAAATCTCAGCTCGGGTACTTACAAACTAAGCATCGATGCTATGGGTGATACAGGTCTTGAAACTGCAGAACTTTATATTAAAAATTATGGTGGCAGTGAACAAAAAATCTCTCTCAAAGACTCAAGTACTTGGAAAACCTATACCATTGACAACATTCAAATCACAAACGGACAATGTGAAGTTGGCGTTTACGTCAAATCATCAGCCAACAAATGGCTAAATATCGATAACGTCCGACTAGTGAAAGTTGATTAA